AAAAGTAGTGGCAAAAACCTTTGGACTAGAAGGAAATGATGGAACTGCATTTTATGAATTCCCTGAGATCGAAGATCTTATGGCATTTAAAGGGATATACCGTCAAAATTTGGACACATTACCTTTGGATGATTCACAAAAAGCAGAACTACTAGAAGAAGCCAAAACAACGTTTGATCTAAACAAATTTTTGTTCATCGAACTCGATTCCGATTTAAAAGAAAATATCGGAATGGAACGTTACCAAACTCTTCTACCAGCAGGTTAATTTTTGGGATTCCCGTATACACTAGTAACTTTAGTATTTTTATCGATGTTGCCGGTCACAATGATAGTGCCGGTAGTTAAGGACATCGTAAAGGATCGATTGCTCGGATCAAACTGGGAAGTAGCTTATTTTACAAGTATTCCCATGTTAGGATCTTTTTTATTCGCTCCTGTTGCGGGAATCATATCTGATCGTTTTAAAAACAGAAAATACTTCATCAGTTTTTTCTGTTTTTTGGACGCTGGACTTTTTTATCTCTTAACAATCGTTAGGGATATGGATTTATTTTTATTCATTCGTTTTTTAGAAGGTGCCGCTCATATTTTTATCATCGGTTTACTTTTAAGTTCTGCGGCCGACCAAGAAAATGATCCAAAAAACAAACGATATTATGGTAAAGGGATTCTTATGGGGATCACCGGGATGTTTTTATCACTTGGTGGTGCTTTTGGTATGCCACTCGGAATCCTTGGAAGGAGTAATCCATTATTACCTTTTTATGTTGGATCATGTATTCTAATCTTTGTTGGTCTCATGAGTTTTCTCATGTTAAAAGACAAGGGAATTCACAAGGTGAAAGATTTTAAATTGAGTGATTTAAAATTAGCAATTTTTGAAAATCCATTTCTATTTGTGCCATTTCTATTTAATTTTATCGATCGTTTTACTGTTGGTTTTATTATTTCATCCTTTAACATTCACTTAAGAGAAACCTTAGCATTCCATCCTGGAATGCTCGGAGTTTTTTTAGGCCTTGTTCTCTTTCCGATGAGTTTGTTATCGTACCCATCAGCCTTACTATCTCGCAAAACAGGCGTTCTTCCTTTAGTCCTTATTGGATCCACAATTTATGGAATCTTTTTGGGATTATCAGGCACAACGAATAACTATTGGTATTTATTTGTATTTTTGCTGATTTGTGGTATTGGTGCAGGAGTGATGTTTGTTCCATCCATGATGCTTGCAAGCAAGATGTCAAAACCTGGACTCACGGCTACCACTATGTCCGCATTTACGGGAGTGGGATCGCTTGGGTTTATGTTAGGTCCCATAGTTTCTGTGCAAATGCAGTCGGTTTTTAATTCCTTCTTACCCCAAGAATACAGTTTTTCTGCCCTTTCCTTCTTTTTTGGATTTTTAGAGATTGGACTTGTTTTTATGACAATTCCATTTTTTAAAAAGATTTTGAGTAAAATCAACCGAATCGATGAAGAAAGAGAAAAGATTACACTTGCCAATCCAGATCCAATCCTGTAGAATTTTTCCGAATCCATTTTAGGAAAGGTTTATGTTCAAAAGATTATTAATTCTTAGCACACTCGCTTCGGTTCTATTCCTTGTGTCTTGTTCTTCTGGGAACAAAGTACAAGCAGGTAGCACAAAGGTTCACCCACACACAGCACTCCGCAAACTTGAAATTGATATGATCAAGGTAGGAGATGGTTTGGTAAAAACAGAAGCGGTACTTGGCAAACCTACTGAAAAAACAATCGATCCAAGTGGAACCGTCATGACATGGTATTTTGCTGAAGATCGCGATGTTCCCGAGCAGTATTACACTCTCAAAGAAAAACCAGATGTTGTTGAAAAGTTTCTAAAACTTACGTTTGACCCAAAAAACAAAATCACCGCAAAAGATTTTAAACTATAATATCACGGCGTAACATCTGTCTCGGAATCTGATTCAGTTTCGAGATCAGTAGGCGCAGGGAATGGAAAACCAGGGAAACTTGGTTTTTCCTTTCCTTCTACATCATCATCTAACAAATCGATGGTGGTAAAACCTAACAAAAAGTCAAAGGCTTCTGCAATATTAAATCCAACTCTCGCTCCACCGTAGACTCCTCCCACAACTTCAACATTCCAAGAATATCCTGGTGGGTAACCAAATGGTTTTAAATCTTCTTTGGGTAGATAAATTAAGAATTCTTTTTGGCCCGTGCTTGCAACGATGTCTTTTGTGAGCTCCCTGCGAAAATATTCTTTTTTGCGAGCTTTTCTTTCTTTTACGGGATCATAAAAATAAGAATAATATCTCATTTTATAACTTTTAAGGTTAGCCCGTTCATCGTTTGTGAGAGGAATTCCTTTTTTGTCCACAAGCCAATTGCCTTTCGCATCGAGGACAGGAGAACCTGAATGAAAACTCTCACCACCTAAGATACCAAAGACGAGTTGTTGCGAATGATACCCACCAATCTCACCACCTCGGATTCCAACTCCACGACCCAAATCACGTTTCCCCATGGCCGATTCTCCACCTTGGAAAACAAATCCAATAGGAAGTGGTCCTACTTTAACAGCCGCTCCATACATGGGGGTTTCTGCTCCCACAGTTACGATATCTTTCAAATCATTTTTACGATTTTTCCAATAGGTGGCACAATTCAAAAAAAATAAAAGGCAAAGGATAAGACCGATAGAGCGCATTCTTTTCCAATTTTTTTCATTTTCTACTTTTCGGAATCAAAAAAACAAACTTTTTGGGAAGATATGGCTTCTTTTGAAGATTTTCCCATGATCGAAGTGAAAAAAATGAACGAAACGGAAGTTCGACTCTTCAGTTTATTGTTTAATCTTTTGAGAGAACCTAAAGGAATTAGTTTCCAAAAATTCAGAAACATCATGCCGAGGTTTTACAAAAACGAAGACATTGAATCTGATAGAAAAAAACTCTACCGCGATTTGAACCAATTAAAAAGCCTTGGGTTCAACATTAAAGTAGCTCAATATGGATACCAATCCGAAGATTTTTTTCCTTATTATATCCAAAGAGAATCTATCGATCGTTCACTAAAATTTACAAAAGAAGAATTGGAACATTTATCCAAAACTCTTTTTTCTTCTGAATTAACGAAAGAACTAATAAGTCTGTCTCAAAAACTATTCTCATTTCATTTGGATTTAATTCCAGATTTATCAAAACGTTCTGTAAATCTTGAAACTGAAGAAAACACAATCGACACAACCAATACGGAAAAAATTTTACAAGCCATTAAAGACAAACGCGCCATCACTATTGTTTATGGTTACGAAGAAAAAGAAAGGACCATCGAACCATACCGATTGATTCGAAAAAATACCACTGATTTTTATGTGTTAGCTTACGATCGAAATAAAAAATCATTACGTAGGTTCATCCTTCCCAAAATCGCTGTAAAAAAAGAAACCAAAGAAGAATTTTTTTCGAATTTAAAAATTTCAGATGATGATTTAAATTTTCATCCACTTTCTTTAAAGACCCATCCTGAAATTGAAATTTCTTTCCAAATCCACCCTGAATATGATGATCGTTGGAAATCTTTTTTAGAAGGTGCAAAATTTGAAAAAACAGGTTATGAATACAAAGTGTATACAACCAATCAAAATGCATTGTTTCAATTTTTTGTCATCCTACCTGAAGCTCTGGTGGAAAGTATTCCAACATGGAAAGAATCATTTGTCCGTTATGTAAAAGAATGGGAAAATTGTTACCAACTCATTTGATATCCCATTGACCCCAATCACCAAATCCTTATACTTACAATTTCTAAGATGCCAAAATGCATTCCATTTGATAAGAGATGGAGTCGTACAAAAACCTTCCACAGCATCCTTCGGCGGGTATTTGGAATGGGGTGATTTCCTTACTTTATGTAAGAGCCAATTCCCGAATACACCTACAGTTGAAAAATCACAAAACAGAGATGAAAGTTTTGAAGAATCGGCTTCTTATCTAAATCAAAACATTTCCCACTTTGGTGCTCAACTTCGTTACCAAAACTTTGTTTGTAGTGTAGAACTTTTAGAGTATGAGAAAGAACGAGATGGATGGATCCTTTGGGATTTTCGGCCCATTGGTTCGATCAAACAAGATATACTTCGATCTTTTTTCTTTTACAAAAAAATAGCCGAGGGCATGGGCCTTCGTGTGATTGGATTCAAACTCATTCGGATCCAGACAAAATTTGTCTACACGGGTGGTCCCATCCTTCCCGAAGAATACCTGCTAATCGAGGATATCACATCTCGGATGGAATCAGAATTTGGCACGAGAGAAGAAGAATGGAATTCATTTTTAGAAAATGAGAAAGAGACAAAAGACAAACCTGTTCCTTTTTCCTTTTTGGATCGGAAACCAAGTTGTCGTTCCCTAAAGTCTTGTTTGTCACCATCTCATTGTGCACCAGGCAGAGAAAATGCCAAAGAAATTTTTGAATATAGAGATAGTTCAGAACTTGCCAAACAATGGTTCGCATCTGGGTACAATTCGTACGAATCGGTACCGGATACGGAACTCACCCCCATCCAAAAAATTCAAAAGGAGGCACACCTCACTGGCAGGGTTCACTTCGACAATCTAAAGCTGAGTGAATACTTAGCTAATGTGACAAAATCTGTCGCATTTTTGGATTTTGAATCAATCAACCCATACCTTCCGATTTATCCCGAAACAAAACCCTTCCAACACATACCTTACTTGTATTCCCTTCATATTTGGAATCGTGAAACTGATACGTTAACGCACAAAACGTACTTACATGAAGACGTGGCGAGTGACCCAAGAAAGCATGTGTTATTCCATTTGCAAAATGACCTTCCAAGAGACATTACCATCTTTTCGTTTAACGATTTCTTTGAAAAATTGATCATCCAAGAAACGACAAACGTATTCCCTGAGTACTTAGAGTTTTGGGATTCAGTCAAATCGATGTTTATCGATCTTGCCCTTCCGTTTAAAAAACTTTGGATTTACCACCCTGGGCAGAACGGAAAGGCATCTTTAAAGGAAATCCTACCTTGTTTTAGCAATGAAAGCCATATTGGGCTCACCATCCGAGAAGGACAGGATGCAAATTACCAATATTTGAGATTAATAAAAAAGCAGGTGACAGCCGAAGAAAAAAAACGTGTTTTGGAGGATTTGATAGCTTACTGCAAATTAGATAGTTATGGTTTGTATTTAATCTATAGAATGTTACAAGAAAAATTATCGGTTATTTAATGTTAGGTATCAAAAAATCAGTCACACAACTTGTCTTTTCCTTACCTGAGAATTGGATTTCCGCGCTCGCACGAAGAAACAATTTGAACGAGCCGAATGCATTAGACCCACGTTGTGCACTTGCTTGTAACATCGCAAAGTACCTACCCAAAATGGAACAAATGAGTCCAGAAAAAGCGCGAAAACATTACCGCGATCAAATGAGACTCTTCGAAGAGGCGGAATTTCCGATTCCCCATATCGAAGACAAACTCATCCCAACTCCCAGTGCTTCTTTTATCCCTATCCGTGTCTACAATGCAAACCCTCAAAAAAGAAACCTTCCTACCATTCTCTTTTTCCATGGAGGAGGACTTAGCATTGGTAACTTGGACACACATGATTCCTTTTGTCGTAAATTGTCTCATTATACGAAAAGCATCGTGATTGCAGTGGATTACCGTTTGGCACCAGAGCACCCTTACCCAGCCGCTCATGAAGATGCATGGCTTGCCTACCAATATGTTCGCAATTCTGCCTATATCTTTGGCGGGTCTCCAAAGGCCATTGCCGTTTGCGGAGACAGTGCAGGGGCACTCCTTGCCACCACACTTTGTTTACGCGCCAAAAAAAGCAATGTGCAAGCTCCGATCTACCAAGCCTTACTTTACCCTATGCTTGATACTTCCAAAGAATCAGATACATACGATCTCTTCGGAGAAAATTATGTCTTAACAAAATCGCTCATGCGATGGTTCATCCAAAATTATCTCCCACAAACCAAAGATAGAAGTTTGGTTCAAAATTCGCCAGTTTTGGCAGACACCAAAGAACTAAAAGGCCTCCCGCCCACTTATATTGGCATCGCAGGGTTTGATCCACTCCGAGAAGAAGCAGAAACCTATGCCAAACACCTGCAAACAGCAGGCGTTAAGGTGGAAGAACGACATTTCCCTTCCCTTGTGCATGGGTACATCCAGTTGTCGGGGCTCATTCCGAAAGCAAAAGAAGCAGAAGAAGACCTTTTCCAGTCCCTCCTCCGTTTTTTTTCGCAAATAAAAATCTAATTCAGTTCCATTCAAGAATCGACACAGAAAGATTCGATACTATAAAGGACAACATCTAGAGGTATGTCATGATGCTACGATATTCCATTCTTCTCTGTTACCTACTGGGAATGACTGCTCTTTTTGCAGAAAAACCAGCCTCCGTTACCTTAAAGGAAAGGGACTCCCAAAAACAAATCGACTTACAAAGGAAAAATGGTTTTGGTGATAACGAAATTGATACCCTACACGCAAGCATCATTGGAAACCTGCGAAAGATTAAAAAACTCCAAGAATTGGGAGTCGACAAAACGGCAGCCCAATATCTTGCCCAAACCCCACAAGAACATAAAGAATTATACAAAAAAGATAAAGATGGAAAACCTTATATGGAAATCAAATTACCACAAGGACAATCTTACATTGATTGGCCTACGGTGTTTTTGTATGATGGAATTGCTTACATTTACCCAAAAGAAGATTTTAGCGACTTAGACAAAATCATCCTTTCATTTCGAAGGGTGAATGCAGATGGAACCATCCATGTAAAGGAAATGCGTAGGCTCATCAACCCATCACCAAGATCGGAAAGTCCTGACAAAGATGAAAAAGGGGAAGCTAAATTGGATACAAATTCTGACATTCGATTAGAATACTATCGTTCCTTGACATCAGATACCATTTGGCCAAATGATCCAGTGCAACCTGCAGAAGCAGACATTGCGATGGTGTTAAATGATGAGAAAGATCCTCTCCCTTATGACAAACAAAAACACATTATGAGGTCTTACAAAAAGATGTTACGTAAGATTGCAAAACATACTGCATTCAAATTACGTAGTGTAGAGTTGGATCAAAAACAAATGATCACAAAAATTTTGGATTATAATACAAACTAAAAATAATACCTCAAGTTTGTTGTTTTTCCCTTCGACTCATGAGGAGCTGCGAAATCGTCTGCTCCTCTGTCACATACTTCCTTTTCAAATAAGACAAAGCATTATTGATAAAACGAGGAACCTTTTTCTCGGCATCTAACAAATCCATTTTGGTTAACATCAATTCGTCGATGGTAGCGAGAGCCAAATTTCTTTGGCTCTGGTGTAATTCAAAATCGTCCTCGTCTTCTACAATCATGTTTTTTCTTGGAACCGATTTGCGGCTTCCACTCCTCTTTCTTCATCTACAAAAAAGTTAATCAGAAGTGATAAAAAGTAAAAGAATGCAACTACCAAAAAGGCATTCCGTAAACTCACCAAGGTTTGGATGTAACCGAATAAAAATAAACCAGCAGCTGCGGCAATTTTTCCTGAAAGACCCCACATCCCAAAAAACTCACCCGATTTTGATTCGGGACTAAAAATCCCAACGAGAGCACGGGAAGCAGATTGAGTGGAACCAAGTCCCATCCCTGCCAGTGAAGAAATAAATACAAATACCCATTGGACTGTCCAATTTTTACCCAGTATTTGATTCGCAAATGCCGTGATGTCATGTACATAATAAATTAATGCACATGTCGCAAGCCAAAGAACAAGCGTTAAGTTAAATGTTTTTTTAGCACCAATACTATCCTGTATCACACCAAATGCAAGGGCACCGATTGCAGCAGCAATTTGAATGAAGATAAACATTGCTTGTTTATGTTCCGCTTCAATATGAATCTCTTGTGATCCATAAATAAAGGCAAATGAGATTACGATTGCAAGCGCCGCCATCGTAAAAAACAATGATACCAAATAGATCATCAAATCTTTAAATTCTTTTGCATCTTTTAAAGTTTGGATAACTCTATCCTTTCCAATTTTAAAATAATTTACCTTATGAGAAACTCCAAGTGGCAAATGAGGTTCTTTCAAAAAGAGAAAGGTAGGAATTGCTGCGATTAAAAAGAAAATCGCAGTATAAGGACCAACTAACTTTAAGTTGGCAAAGTTGTCCAAGGTATAATCTCCAAGTGTTGTCGCAAGAGCAACAGAACCGATTCCACCGAAGTAACCAATCCCCCATGCATAACCCGAAATTTTCCCAAGATCTTCTTTTGAGCCGAGAAATGGCAAAAAGCTAGAGGCAAAGTTTTCACCAGAAGCAAAGAAAAAATTAGAGAAGGCAACAAGCACCATCCCCATCCAAATCATACCAGGCTCTACATAATAGAGTAAAAAAGTGGCAACCACACAGCCGATGTAACTGAGGAATAAGAATAATTTTTTCTTAGAACTGTAGTCTGTGATCGCTCCAAAGATGGGTCCAGTGATGACGACAAATAAATAAGATGCCGCTAGTGCCCAAGCCCATAGCGTATTTCCCATTCGGAACGGATTGTCCGAACCAA
The Leptospira bouyouniensis DNA segment above includes these coding regions:
- a CDS encoding MFS transporter, giving the protein MSKDKNPEAKKKKNREIFGWCMFDFANSSYTTVIISVVYCEIFTRLVVPSEVGSDNPFRMGNTLWAWALAASYLFVVITGPIFGAITDYSSKKKLFLFLSYIGCVVATFLLYYVEPGMIWMGMVLVAFSNFFFASGENFASSFLPFLGSKEDLGKISGYAWGIGYFGGIGSVALATTLGDYTLDNFANLKLVGPYTAIFFLIAAIPTFLFLKEPHLPLGVSHKVNYFKIGKDRVIQTLKDAKEFKDLMIYLVSLFFTMAALAIVISFAFIYGSQEIHIEAEHKQAMFIFIQIAAAIGALAFGVIQDSIGAKKTFNLTLVLWLATCALIYYVHDITAFANQILGKNWTVQWVFVFISSLAGMGLGSTQSASRALVGIFSPESKSGEFFGMWGLSGKIAAAAGLFLFGYIQTLVSLRNAFLVVAFFYFLSLLINFFVDEERGVEAANRFQEKT
- a CDS encoding DUF2779 domain-containing protein, translated to MTPITKSLYLQFLRCQNAFHLIRDGVVQKPSTASFGGYLEWGDFLTLCKSQFPNTPTVEKSQNRDESFEESASYLNQNISHFGAQLRYQNFVCSVELLEYEKERDGWILWDFRPIGSIKQDILRSFFFYKKIAEGMGLRVIGFKLIRIQTKFVYTGGPILPEEYLLIEDITSRMESEFGTREEEWNSFLENEKETKDKPVPFSFLDRKPSCRSLKSCLSPSHCAPGRENAKEIFEYRDSSELAKQWFASGYNSYESVPDTELTPIQKIQKEAHLTGRVHFDNLKLSEYLANVTKSVAFLDFESINPYLPIYPETKPFQHIPYLYSLHIWNRETDTLTHKTYLHEDVASDPRKHVLFHLQNDLPRDITIFSFNDFFEKLIIQETTNVFPEYLEFWDSVKSMFIDLALPFKKLWIYHPGQNGKASLKEILPCFSNESHIGLTIREGQDANYQYLRLIKKQVTAEEKKRVLEDLIAYCKLDSYGLYLIYRMLQEKLSVI
- a CDS encoding helix-turn-helix transcriptional regulator, encoding MASFEDFPMIEVKKMNETEVRLFSLLFNLLREPKGISFQKFRNIMPRFYKNEDIESDRKKLYRDLNQLKSLGFNIKVAQYGYQSEDFFPYYIQRESIDRSLKFTKEELEHLSKTLFSSELTKELISLSQKLFSFHLDLIPDLSKRSVNLETEENTIDTTNTEKILQAIKDKRAITIVYGYEEKERTIEPYRLIRKNTTDFYVLAYDRNKKSLRRFILPKIAVKKETKEEFFSNLKISDDDLNFHPLSLKTHPEIEISFQIHPEYDDRWKSFLEGAKFEKTGYEYKVYTTNQNALFQFFVILPEALVESIPTWKESFVRYVKEWENCYQLI
- a CDS encoding MFS transporter, whose protein sequence is MGFPYTLVTLVFLSMLPVTMIVPVVKDIVKDRLLGSNWEVAYFTSIPMLGSFLFAPVAGIISDRFKNRKYFISFFCFLDAGLFYLLTIVRDMDLFLFIRFLEGAAHIFIIGLLLSSAADQENDPKNKRYYGKGILMGITGMFLSLGGAFGMPLGILGRSNPLLPFYVGSCILIFVGLMSFLMLKDKGIHKVKDFKLSDLKLAIFENPFLFVPFLFNFIDRFTVGFIISSFNIHLRETLAFHPGMLGVFLGLVLFPMSLLSYPSALLSRKTGVLPLVLIGSTIYGIFLGLSGTTNNYWYLFVFLLICGIGAGVMFVPSMMLASKMSKPGLTATTMSAFTGVGSLGFMLGPIVSVQMQSVFNSFLPQEYSFSALSFFFGFLEIGLVFMTIPFFKKILSKINRIDEEREKITLANPDPIL
- a CDS encoding alpha/beta hydrolase; the encoded protein is MLGIKKSVTQLVFSLPENWISALARRNNLNEPNALDPRCALACNIAKYLPKMEQMSPEKARKHYRDQMRLFEEAEFPIPHIEDKLIPTPSASFIPIRVYNANPQKRNLPTILFFHGGGLSIGNLDTHDSFCRKLSHYTKSIVIAVDYRLAPEHPYPAAHEDAWLAYQYVRNSAYIFGGSPKAIAVCGDSAGALLATTLCLRAKKSNVQAPIYQALLYPMLDTSKESDTYDLFGENYVLTKSLMRWFIQNYLPQTKDRSLVQNSPVLADTKELKGLPPTYIGIAGFDPLREEAETYAKHLQTAGVKVEERHFPSLVHGYIQLSGLIPKAKEAEEDLFQSLLRFFSQIKI
- a CDS encoding LIC13212 family protein, translated to MMLRYSILLCYLLGMTALFAEKPASVTLKERDSQKQIDLQRKNGFGDNEIDTLHASIIGNLRKIKKLQELGVDKTAAQYLAQTPQEHKELYKKDKDGKPYMEIKLPQGQSYIDWPTVFLYDGIAYIYPKEDFSDLDKIILSFRRVNADGTIHVKEMRRLINPSPRSESPDKDEKGEAKLDTNSDIRLEYYRSLTSDTIWPNDPVQPAEADIAMVLNDEKDPLPYDKQKHIMRSYKKMLRKIAKHTAFKLRSVELDQKQMITKILDYNTN
- a CDS encoding LIC13410 family lipoprotein; amino-acid sequence: MFKRLLILSTLASVLFLVSCSSGNKVQAGSTKVHPHTALRKLEIDMIKVGDGLVKTEAVLGKPTEKTIDPSGTVMTWYFAEDRDVPEQYYTLKEKPDVVEKFLKLTFDPKNKITAKDFKL
- a CDS encoding LIC13411 family adhesin translates to MRSIGLILCLLFFLNCATYWKNRKNDLKDIVTVGAETPMYGAAVKVGPLPIGFVFQGGESAMGKRDLGRGVGIRGGEIGGYHSQQLVFGILGGESFHSGSPVLDAKGNWLVDKKGIPLTNDERANLKSYKMRYYSYFYDPVKERKARKKEYFRRELTKDIVASTGQKEFLIYLPKEDLKPFGYPPGYSWNVEVVGGVYGGARVGFNIAEAFDFLLGFTTIDLLDDDVEGKEKPSFPGFPFPAPTDLETESDSETDVTP